A segment of the Ruegeria sp. AD91A genome:
AATTGCTGACTGCGTCACGGGATGCAACCCGTCCGCGTTTTGCATGACCTCAGCCAGATCAACAATAGATTCAGGGGTGGCGTCGGCCCCCTGAGCAAGCCTGTCAAGAAACGCAGTCAGACCAGTTTCCCAGCCGCCGGCGGCAGGTGCGGCACCCGAACTCAGGCGCCGAACCGCCCATCCCGCCCGGAACAACGCCTGCACGTCGTCATGCGTCGCACCGATCCGCAAACCTGTCCACAAAGCCAACCGATCAACGCTGATCCGGTCTCCCGTCCACCACCCCAGATCGGATGTCTCCATCAATGCCAAGCGGTGAGTCCACCCTTCGGGACCTGCCCGCAGCCGTTCGTCCAGCGCCCCAAAAGTCAGGGTCAGATCGGCAAGTTCCGCAGAAAGTTCGGACTGCGCGGCACGCCAATCGCGCGGATCGAACAGCAGGCGCTGTTCGGGCCGCGGTCCGGGCAGGAAGAAATCATCGTCTGCCACGTCTTCATCCGGTGGCAAGAACCAAAGGTCGTCCTCTTCGGACGGATCCCCGTCATATATACTGGCGGGGCCAAGATCTTCGGCCTCGTCTTCAGGAAGGGGCAAGGGTTTCTTCGGCGTCATACCCCGCATTCTTCGGACATTCCTGTCGGTTCACAAGGGGTATTCCGTCAGCCCGCAAAGGTTCGGGTCAGAACATCCAGTTCGCCACTTAAATCGGTCTGCGGAGAGCTACCCAACAGCATGTAACCATAGCCATCCTGTGCCCAGGTCGCTGTTGCCAAACCACTCAGAACGGCCTGCTTGACCTCTGCCTTCGGGGCGTTTGGCCCCTGACGGATAACACAGAAGGCAAAAGGTTGACCCTGCTCATCGGCGAAAACGACCTGAACCAAGGGCCTTCCCTTGAACGACAAAACCTGTGCACGCTTCAGCGCCAAACCCGGCAGGGATTCCAGCGCTTCACGGTTCAGAGACCTGCCAAGTGCTGCCTCGGCCATCGCGAACTGTTTGTCCAGCGATGCCTCGGAACTGTCCAGCGAGACAATCGTCTCGGGCACATAAAGCGACTGATAGATCGCCGCTTGCTGCACCCAGCCTAGTTCTGCCGGGCGCGTTGCCCAGAACGTCAGGGCAACGGCTGCGACCCCGGCACTCGCGGCCACGGCCAGAAGGCGCAAAAATCCGCCATTGGCGTGATGCGCCACGGGTTCCGGCAAATCGACCTTCGGCGCCTCGGTGGGCAGTTTCTCAATAACGTCCTGAACGACAGGCGCGAACGGATCCAGCGCCATCAAGCGGCGTTCAAGCTCAACGTCATCCTCAACTGCAGCCTCGATGGCGCAGCTCTGAGCTTCATCCAGTGTGCCTTCCAGATACGCCAACAGCGTCTCGTCGGAAAACGT
Coding sequences within it:
- a CDS encoding helix-turn-helix domain-containing protein — translated: MTPKKPLPLPEDEAEDLGPASIYDGDPSEEDDLWFLPPDEDVADDDFFLPGPRPEQRLLFDPRDWRAAQSELSAELADLTLTFGALDERLRAGPEGWTHRLALMETSDLGWWTGDRISVDRLALWTGLRIGATHDDVQALFRAGWAVRRLSSGAAPAAGGWETGLTAFLDRLAQGADATPESIVDLAEVMQNADGLHPVTQSAIAFHAWRAVSQGIGQDTEAAVIAARHAASMGRGGALFMPLALSGPGALRGSGDPTEKLSAWILGAGQAALAGLLHLDRISAWEDKAREVTQDLSGRTPPRLIDALTAWPMVSAPLAEELTKASRAAVQRNFDLFAQRGLVREVTGQGRYRVWTAGL